ACGATGACCCAGACATTCGAACTGGCCGTGTGTGCCGAGATGGTCTTCACCGACCTCGACATCGTCGAGCGTGCCCGGCGAATCTCCGAGCTCGGCTTCGCCGTGGAGATCTGGAGCTTCACCGACAAAGATCTCGACGCGCTGGCCGCAACCGGCGCGCGGTTCTCGTCGATGACCGGATATCTGCACGGTGACCTCTACGATGCCGACGGCGCCCGCGAAGTGGTCCGGACCGCTGAGGCCGCGATCAAAGCAGCGGCAGTCCTCGGCGTTCCGCGACTCGTCGTGCATCCCGGCGAGTTGGTCGACGGGCAGGCAGCCCGGCCGCAGTACCGGGCCACCGGCGACATGTGGCTGTCCGCGCTGCGTGGGCTCGAAGCCCTCGGCGAACTCGGCGCCGATGCCGGCGTGACATTCTGCCTGGAGAACCTCAACACGATCGTCGACCACCCCGGCGTTCCGCTGGCCCGCGCCAAGGACACGCTGGCGCTCGTCGAGGCCGTCGATCATCCCAACGTCAAGATGATGCTCGACCTGTATCACGCCCAGATCGGCGAGGGAAACCTCGTCGAGCTGGTGCGCCGGGCCGGGTCGGCGATCGGCGAGATCCAGGTCGCCGACGTGCCGGGCCGCTGCGAACCCGGCACCGGCGAGATCCACTACCCCGCGGTGGCAAAGGCGTTGCGGGACAGCGGCTATACCGGACCGGTGGGCATGGAGGCATACGCTGCCGGTGACAGTGTCGCCGCGCTTGAGGCCTTCCGCGCCGCATTCTCCTGAGCCGCCGAAACTACGCATTGTGACGGAATTCGGCACTTGGGTTCAAGGCGTCTATGCAACAGCGGGTGGTTTGAACGGGTTGGACAGTAGCGCGTCGAGGGTTTCGGCGGGTGTTTTCCAGCCCAGCGTCTTGCGTGGGCGGTTATTGAGCTTGGCGGCAACGTAGTCGAGGTAGTCGGCTGGAAACACCGAGAGGTCGGCGCCTTTGGCAAAGTACTGGCGCAGCAGACCGTTGGTGTTCTCGTTGGTGCCGCGCTGCCACGGAGAGTGTGGATCGCAGAAGTAGATGTCCAATTCGGCGGCCTTGGCGATGGCCGCGTGGTTGGCCATTTCCTTGCCCTGGTCCCAGGTCAGAGTGCGGCGCAGGATCGCTGGCAGCTGAGCCATCTTGGCCACGATCGCGTCCTGAACGGCTTCGGCGGTGTGTCCGTCGGGCAGATGCAGCAGCATCACAAAGCGGGAGGTCCGTTCGACGACGGTGCCGATCGCCGACCCCGAAACGGTGCTGCCCAGGATGAGATCGCCCTCCCAGTGCCCGGGTATCGCGCGGTCGGCGGCCTCGGCGGGGCGCTCGCTGATGTTGACCATGTCGCGGATGCGTCCGCGGCGCTCATCGGGGCGTCGTTGAGGCTGGCGCAGCGCCCGCCCGGTACGCAGGCAGGTGTGCAACTCACGGCGCAGACTGCCCTTGCCCTGCAAGTAGATTGACCGATAGATGGTCTCAGGGGACACCCGCATCTCCGCATCGTCGGGAAAGTCCAACGGTAACCGCTTGGCGATCTGCTCGGGACTGTGCTCATCGAGCAGCCTGGCCTGCACCTCATCGTGCAACGCGGTATTGCATGCCAGCTTTCCCCGTTGCGGGCGGCGCGCCCGCTCATCGGAGCGGGACTGCGCCACCATCGCGTCGTAGCGGACTCGTGCGTTCTTGCCGCTCTGCCGCGCCCCGAACGCCTCCTTGCGCCGATATCCGGACTTGCGTCCGTCGTTGTGGTTGACACCGTTGGTGTCGAGTTCGTACTTGATTGTCGAGGCAGGCCGGCCCAGCCGCTTGCCAATCGAATTCAGTGACTCGTTGGCGTTGACCCCCACCTCGATCTGGATACGGTCAGCCAGCGTCAGCCGCGGCCGAGGTCCCGACGCCGAGGGCGTGCGCAGTTGAGGATTCACCCCGCCAGCGTTGGCGAACCAGTTAACTCCAGTAGTGCGCGACACGCCGATTGCCGCTGCGGCCTCGCCAGGGCTGCAACCCCAGCTGACATGACACCAGAATTCACGAACTACAGACGACAACGGTGGACGTGGCACAGCAGCTCACTCCAATCAGAATCAGCTGCTGTTGCATCGACGCTTAGAAACCGCCGCACGAAACCCGCCACAAAGCGTACTTTCAGCGCGGCTGGTTGCGCACAATGGCGGAATGCCCGAGACAACCTTCCCGCACGGCAAATGGGGGCGGGACGACGTCTCGCCGTTGTTCAAGCCGGTGTTCTCGTTCGCCGCATCCCCGCTCGGCTCCATGGTGATCCGCGCGATCGTGCCCCTCGACCGGCGCGTCGTCCACCGCACCAAAGGCCGCCTCTCGTTGTTCGGGCCGCTGTCGATGCCCGAACTGCTGTTGACCACGACCGGTCGAAAATCGGGCCAACCGCGCACCTCCGTGCTCAGCTATGTCCACGAGGGCGACCGGCTACTGGTGATGGGCAGCAACTTCGGCCAGCAGCACCATCCGTCATGGTCGACCAACCTCGTCGCCGACCCACAAGCGTCGATATCGATGGCAGGCCAGGACATTCCGGTGAACGCGACGCTGCTCACCGATGGTGAACGCGATGCGGCTCTCCAGCGGTTCCTGGCCTACCCGATGTACCGGGCCTACCAGACCCGCACCGATCGTGATCTGCGGGTGTTCGCGTTGACGCGCAGATGACTCAGCGATCAACGGCGCAGTTCGTGGCTGAGCGCCTCGAGCTCGTTACCGCCGGCCATCTCCTGGGTCAGGGTTTCCAGCGAGATCTCGCCGTAAGTGCAGTCCAGCTTCTGCCGCCCACGGTTCAGCAGCACGAAGTGGTCACCGACCATGTGCGCGTGGTGCGGGTTGTGGGTGATGAAGATGACCCCGAACCCCTGTTCCTTCGCCGCGGTGATGTAGCGCAGCACCATCCCGGACTGCTTGACGCCGAGAGCCGCCGTCGGCTCGTCGAGGATCAGCACCCGGGCGCCGAAGAAGATCGCCCGCGCGATCGCCACACACTGCCGCTGCCCGCCTGACAGCGAGCCGATCGGCGCGTCGACATCGGGCAGGTCGATACCCATCTTGTGTAGCTCGGAAATGGTGGTCGCGCGCATCGCGGAAATGTCGAGCGATGGCAGGATGCCCTTCTTGCGCAACTCGTTTCCGAGAAAGAAGTTGCGCCACACGGGCATCAACGAGACCACCGCGAGGTCCTGGTACACAGTGGCGATGCCGGCCTTGAGCGAGGCCTTGGGCGAGTCGAACACGGTGGGCGTGCCGTCGATCAGCAACTCCCCTTCCGTCGGCTTGTGCAGCCCGGCGATGATCTTGATCAACGTGGACTTGCCCGCGCCGTTGTCGCCGAGCACGCCGGTCACCTCGCCGGCACCGACCCGCAGGTTGATGTCCTTGAGCGCGATGATGTTCCCGTAGCTCTTGCCGACGTGTTTGAGTTCGACCAGCGGCACCGCGCCGCCCGACGGGGTCTCCGCGATCGGGGCTTCAGCAGTTGTGCTCATCTACTCACCTTTTCGCTGCGTAGTTACGGACGACGTTGTTGGCGATCACCGCGAACAGCAGCATCCCGCCGAGGAAGAACTTGAACCAGTCCGGGTTCCACCCGGCGTAGACGATGCCCTGGTTGGTCATGCCGAAGATGAAGGCACCGATCAGCGTGCCGACCGCGGTGCCGTAGCCACCGGTGAGCAGGCACCCACCGACCACCGCGGCGATGATGTAGAAGAACTCGTTGCCGATGCCCTGCCCGGATTGCACGGTGTTGAACGCGAACAACAGGTGCATGCCGACGAACCAGGCGCAGAAGCTGACCACCATGAACAGGCCGATCTTCACCTTCATGACCGGAACACCCACGGCGCGGGCGCTGTCCTGGTTACCTCCGACGGCGAAGATCCAGTTTCCGATCCGGGTTTTGAACAGCACGTAGGTGGCGATGACGACGAACAGGATCCACCACACCACGGTGATGCGCACCGACACCCCGAGAATGTTGAACGACGAAGCGAAAACGGCTCGGCCGGAATCGAATCCCTCCATGTCCGACACGCTCGGGGTCGCGACCTGGCCGGACAGCAGCTTGGTCACCGCGAGGTTGATGCCGGCGAGCATGAAGAACGAACTGAGGGTGATCAGGAACGACGGGATCTTGGTCTTCATGACCATGTAGCCGTTGAAGAAGCCGACCGCCAGCGCCATCACCAGCGCCAGGACGGCGCCCGTCCAGAGATTCAGGTGCAGGTTGTACGACAGCATCGAGGCGGCCAGCGACGCCGTGGTGACAGCGACGCCCGACGACAGGTCGAACTCACCGCCGATCATCAGCACGCCCACCCCGACGGCCATGATGCCGATCGTCGAACTGGCATAGAGCACGGTGGCCAGGGCTTCCGGGGTCCGGAAGGGCGGGGCCACGATCAGGAACAGCACAAAGATGCCGATCGCACCGATCGCCGCACCCATCTCGGGGCGAATCAGCAAGCGCTGCAGCTTGTTCTGTTCCTTGACCCGCTCGTCGCGGACAACTTTGTGCGTATCGAGGTTGAGGTCTGCCTGGGTACTCATGTCTAGCGCGTCCCGTTCTTCGCGTACTCGGCCACGGCGTCGATGTTCGTCTTGTCGATGAACGACGGACCGGTCAGCGTCGGCTGATTGCCGCCGATGACGTTGCCGTTGTTGAGGTATAGCCACAGTGAGTCGACGGCGAGGTAGCCCTGCAGGAACGGCTGCTGGTCGACGGCCCACTGGACGTCACCGTTCTTGATCGCATCGACCAGTGCGGCATTGGTGTCGAACGTGCCGACCTTGGCCGAGCTGCCGGAATTGCGGACCGACTGCACGGCGGTCGGCGCGAACGGCGCACCGAGCGTCACCACGTAGTCGATCGACCGGTCCTGCTGCAGCTTGGCGGTGATGGTCGACTCGACCGACGGCATGTCCTTGCCGTTGACGTTGAGCGTCTCGGTGGCGGGGAAGGTGTTCTTGACGCCGGCGCAGCGGGCCTCGAGGTCGACGTGGCCTTGCTCCTGGATCACGCACAGGACCTTCTTGGCGCCTTCTTCGGTGAGCCGCCGACCGGCCTCCTGGCCCGCGATGTATCCGTCCTGACCGAAGTACTCTTTGACACCGATCTTCTGCCAGGCGTCGAGGCCGGCGTTGAACGCAACCGTGGGAATGCCTTTGCCCGTGGCGTTTTCGATGGCCGCCTTCATGGCGTCCGGCTTGGCCAGCGTCACCGCGATACCCTGCACGCCGCTGTCCACGGCCGTCTGCACCAGGTTGGCCTGATTGGGTGCCTCGGGGTCCGACGAGTACCGCAGTTCGATGTTGTCCTTCTTTGCCGCAGTCTCGGCGCCCTTGCGCACCAGGTCCCAGAAGGAGTCGCCCGGCACCTCGTGGGTGATCATCGCGATGGTGGCCCGCGGGGTGTCGACGGTTCCGCCGCCCATTCCGCCACCGTCGCTCCGGGGCTTCCCACCGGTGCTGGAGCACGCAGCGGCGCCCAACACCAGCACACCCGCCGCAGCTACCACCGCGAGCCGACTGAACCTCATTGCTTCTCCTTGCCATCGACGTCGCCGCGGTGCTCATGCGTCTGACTGACAAGCGACACGGCCTCGCAGTCGATGTAATACCGCTCACATTCGAAAGTCAAGACTTTGTTCGGACATTAGGACCGCATATCAAATGCGAAAGCGGCGCCGCAGAACCGGCGCCGCGTGCGGGATAGCTGGCGAAAGAGTCAGGAAGAGAACGGGTTCGGTGATTCTCTAGCGGTCCACGAGGGTGGTGTCGAAGTAGTAGCGCGACGCGCGGTAGACGTGACTTCCGTATTCGACGATGCGTCCCGAATCGTCGAACGCGGTCCGTTCCATCACCAGCAGCGGGGCCTTCGGCTTCTCGTCGAGCAGCCGCGCCTCGTCCCGACTGGCCGCCCTGGCCCCGATCCGCTGCCGAGCCAGCCGGATGTGGACACCCCGAGAACGAAGAGACCGGTATAAGCCCGACTGTTCCAGCTGTTCCTCGTCAGGGGCAAGAGCGGCGGGAAGATAGTTGGTCATCAGGGCCAACGGCTGACCATTCGACATACGCAGCCGGCGCATCGTCGCGACCTCGCTGCCGGGCGGGAGGTTCAACCAGCCGGCGACCTCGTCGGAAGCCGGCGCGATCGCGTACTCAAGCACCCTGGTAGCCGGCTCCTGCCCCGCGCGGGCCAGGTCGTCGTACAGACTCGTGAGCTCCACGGGACGGTGCACCGGGGTCTGCACCACCTGCGTGCCGACGCCGCGTTTGCGAACCAACAGGCCCTTGTCGACGAGTTCCTGAATGGCGCGCCGAGTCGTCGGCCGAGACAGGTTGAGCCGGCTGGCCAGAGCGAGCTCGTTCTCGAACCGGTCCCCCGGCTTGAGTTGTCCGTCGAGGATCGCCTTCTCGAAAACCTGGGCGACCTGGAAGTACAGCGGCACCGGACTCGAACGGTCGAGCTCGACGGACAGCGTCGGGGTCACTCTCGCTCCGATCCTCGTGGGCTCCACGCCGGGTTTGCGCGGGGCGGATTCTCAGCGTACCTGCCTAATGACTGAAAGTAAGAATGTCCGAACAAAGTCTTGACATGAGACGGTGACGGAGCGCACTCTCGACAACGAGAGCGCGGCCCTCGCCACCGCTCGAATTCATGCCTACTCGCATACGCATCGCATTCGGGAGCCAACCGTGACAGATACCGCCAACAAGGCATTTGATGTCCTTGCCATCGGGCGCAGCGGAGTCGACGTATACCCCCTGCAGATCGGCGTGGGCCTCGAAGAGGTCACGTCGTTCGGCAAGTTCCTGGGCGGCAGCGCGGCGAATGTCGCGGTCGCGGCGGCGCGACTGGGCAACCGCAGTGCGCTCATCTCAGGTGTCGGGGACGATCCGTTCGGCCGGTATGTGCGCAACGAACTCGCAGCGCTCGGCGTCGACAACCGCTTCGTCACCACCCACGGCGAGTTCCCTACGCCCGTGACGTTCTGCGAGATCTTCCCGCCCGACAATTTCCCGCTGTACTTCTACCGCAAACCGTCGGCACCCGATCTGCAGATCCGGCCGCAGGACATCGACGCCGACGCCGTGCGCAGCGCCCGGTTGTACTGGTCGACGGTCACCGGATTGTCCGAGGAGCCCAGCCGCAGTGCACATTTCGTTGCCTGGGAAATCCGGGGGCGAGCCCCCCTCACCGTCCTCGACCTCGACTACCGGCCAATGTTCTGGGAAACCCCGGCGGCGGCCACCGAACAGGTTCAGCGAGCGTTGCAGCACGTCACCGTCGCAGTCGGCAACCGCGAGGAGTGTGAGATCGCCGTCGGTGAGGCCAACCCGCACAAGGCCGCCGACGCCCTGCTCGACCTCGGTGTGGAGTTGGCGATCGTCAAGCAGGGGCCGCGCGGCGTGCTGGGCAAGACCAAGCAGAGTTCGGTAACCGTGCTGCCCAACCAAGTTGACGTGGTGAACGGACTCGGCGCGGGAGATGCTTTCGGCGGCAGCCTGATTCATGGCCTGTTGCGCAACTGGCCGCTGGAGAAGACCCTGCGCTACGCCAACGCCGCCGGGGCCATCGTCGCATCCCGGCTCGAATGTTCGACGGCGATGCCGACCGCCGCTGAGGTGGCCGCCCTCGCCGAACAAACTGCCGTGGAGGCTGTCAATGTCTGAACCCACTGTGTGCACGGACTACGCCGCGATCACCGAACTACGCGCGTCCGAACCCGGCACGATCGCCGCGGCATGGCAGCACCGCACCGCTCGTCCCACTGTGCGCGGTGACGGCAAGCTCATGATCGTCGCGGCCGACCATCCGGCTCGCGGCGCGCTCGCTGTCGGATCCCGGCCCACCGCGATGAACAGCCGCACCGACCTGTTGGACCGGCTGTGCACCGCGCTCGCCGACCCGGGGGTTGACGGGGTGCTGGCCACCGCCGACATCCTCGACGACCTCCTGCTGCTCGGCGCGCTTGAGGACAAGGTGGTGTTCTCCTCGTTCAACCGGGGCGGACTGGCCGGGTCGTCCTTCGAGCTCGACGATCGGATGACGGGGGCCACCGCGGCATCGACCGCCGCCGCCCGGATGAACGGCGGAAAGATGTTGTGCCGCATCGACCTCGACGACCAGGGCACGGTGTCCACGCTGGCGTCCTGCGCCCAGGCCGTCGACGCGCTCGCCGCACACGGCCTGATCGCCATGCTGGAGCCGTTCATGTCCAGCCGGGTCGACGGGAAGGTCCGCAACGACCTGTCCCCCGACGCGGTCATCAAGTCGGTACATATCAGCCAGGGCCTGGGCTCGACGTCGGCATACACCTGGATGAAGCTGCCGGTCGTCGACGAGATGGACCGCGTGATGGAGTCGACGACGATGCCCACCCTGTTGCTGGGCGGCGACCCGACCGATCCCGACGCGGCATTCGCATCCTGGGAGAAAGCGCTGGCCCTGCCGTCCGTGCGTGGTCTGATCGTGGGACGCACTCTGTTGTACCCACCCGACGACGACGTCCGCTCGGCGGTGGCGACCGCGGTGAAGTTGGTGAGGTGACAATGCACTCGAAGCTCTACATCCCGGCCCGCAGCGCCGACCTGCCCTTCACCGTCGACGTCACCCCGGAATCCGCCGGGTGGGCCGAATCCTCCTTGCGGGTACTGGAATTGGACGACAGCCAGTCGGCGGAACTGCACACCGGCGACACCGAGGTCATGATCCTTCCGCTGGCGGGTGGCGGCACTGTGGAGTGCGGCGGGGATACCTTCGCACTGTGCCCGCGATCCTCGGTCTTCGACGGCCCGGCAGACATGGTCTATCTGGGCATCGGTCAGCAGTACCGCCTGTCCGGCGCGGGCCGCTTCGCGATCTGCGGTGCACGCGCGACACGTTCGTTTCCGAACCGGCGGCGCGCTGCCGCCGACGTCCCCGTCGAACTCCGCGGCGCCGGCAACTGCAGTCGCCAGGTGCACAACTTCGGTACCGCCACCACATTCGAGGCTGACTCGCTGATCGCGTGCGAGGTCATCACCCCGGGCGGGAACTGGTCGAGCTATCCGGCGCACAAGCATGACGAGAACACCGAGGTGGAAACCCAGCTGGAAGAGATCTACTACTTCGAGATCGACGACAGCCCCGCCGGCACACCAGGATTCGGCTATCACCGGGTCTACGGCACTCCGGAACGCCCCATCGAGGTACTGGAAGAGGTCCGCACCGGGGACGTCGTACTGGTGCCGCACGGCTATCACGGACCATCGATCGCGGCGCCGGGCCACCACATGTACTACCTCAACGTCATGGCCGGCTCCGGCCCCAACCGGGCCTGGCTGATCTGTGACGACCCGAACCACACCTGGCTGCGAGACAGCTGGGAACACCAGGACGTGGACCCCCGGCTGCCGTTCGGCACCGGCATTCGTGAAGGAGCCTGATCCCGTGGTATCCACCGCACCCAAGTCGACCGAGAAACTGGTCGACACCGAGGGCACCGTGCGACTCACCGTGGCCCAGGCCACCATTCGCTTCCTGGCCAACCAGTACGTCGAGCGCGACGGGCAACGCCAGAAGTTCTTCGCCGGCTGCTTCGGCATCTTCGGCCACGGCAACGTGGCCGGTCTCGGCCAGGCACTGTTGCAAGACGAGATCGACGCCGCCGAGGCCTCGAAAGAGCCGGGACTCAAGTACGTACTGGGCCGCAACGAGCAGGCCATGGTGCACAGCGCGGCAGCCTACGCCCGGCAGAAGGACCGGCTGCAGACGTGGGCGGTGACCGCCAGCGTCGGCCCTGGCTCGACCAATATGCTCACCGGCGCCGCACTGGCCACCATCAACCGGTTACC
The genomic region above belongs to Mycolicibacterium sp. HK-90 and contains:
- a CDS encoding aldolase, coding for MSEPTVCTDYAAITELRASEPGTIAAAWQHRTARPTVRGDGKLMIVAADHPARGALAVGSRPTAMNSRTDLLDRLCTALADPGVDGVLATADILDDLLLLGALEDKVVFSSFNRGGLAGSSFELDDRMTGATAASTAAARMNGGKMLCRIDLDDQGTVSTLASCAQAVDALAAHGLIAMLEPFMSSRVDGKVRNDLSPDAVIKSVHISQGLGSTSAYTWMKLPVVDEMDRVMESTTMPTLLLGGDPTDPDAAFASWEKALALPSVRGLIVGRTLLYPPDDDVRSAVATAVKLVR
- a CDS encoding substrate-binding domain-containing protein yields the protein MRFSRLAVVAAAGVLVLGAAACSSTGGKPRSDGGGMGGGTVDTPRATIAMITHEVPGDSFWDLVRKGAETAAKKDNIELRYSSDPEAPNQANLVQTAVDSGVQGIAVTLAKPDAMKAAIENATGKGIPTVAFNAGLDAWQKIGVKEYFGQDGYIAGQEAGRRLTEEGAKKVLCVIQEQGHVDLEARCAGVKNTFPATETLNVNGKDMPSVESTITAKLQQDRSIDYVVTLGAPFAPTAVQSVRNSGSSAKVGTFDTNAALVDAIKNGDVQWAVDQQPFLQGYLAVDSLWLYLNNGNVIGGNQPTLTGPSFIDKTNIDAVAEYAKNGTR
- a CDS encoding ABC transporter permease — protein: MSTQADLNLDTHKVVRDERVKEQNKLQRLLIRPEMGAAIGAIGIFVLFLIVAPPFRTPEALATVLYASSTIGIMAVGVGVLMIGGEFDLSSGVAVTTASLAASMLSYNLHLNLWTGAVLALVMALAVGFFNGYMVMKTKIPSFLITLSSFFMLAGINLAVTKLLSGQVATPSVSDMEGFDSGRAVFASSFNILGVSVRITVVWWILFVVIATYVLFKTRIGNWIFAVGGNQDSARAVGVPVMKVKIGLFMVVSFCAWFVGMHLLFAFNTVQSGQGIGNEFFYIIAAVVGGCLLTGGYGTAVGTLIGAFIFGMTNQGIVYAGWNPDWFKFFLGGMLLFAVIANNVVRNYAAKR
- the iolB gene encoding 5-deoxy-glucuronate isomerase, which gives rise to MHSKLYIPARSADLPFTVDVTPESAGWAESSLRVLELDDSQSAELHTGDTEVMILPLAGGGTVECGGDTFALCPRSSVFDGPADMVYLGIGQQYRLSGAGRFAICGARATRSFPNRRRAAADVPVELRGAGNCSRQVHNFGTATTFEADSLIACEVITPGGNWSSYPAHKHDENTEVETQLEEIYYFEIDDSPAGTPGFGYHRVYGTPERPIEVLEEVRTGDVVLVPHGYHGPSIAAPGHHMYYLNVMAGSGPNRAWLICDDPNHTWLRDSWEHQDVDPRLPFGTGIREGA
- a CDS encoding ATP-binding cassette domain-containing protein, which gives rise to MSTTAEAPIAETPSGGAVPLVELKHVGKSYGNIIALKDINLRVGAGEVTGVLGDNGAGKSTLIKIIAGLHKPTEGELLIDGTPTVFDSPKASLKAGIATVYQDLAVVSLMPVWRNFFLGNELRKKGILPSLDISAMRATTISELHKMGIDLPDVDAPIGSLSGGQRQCVAIARAIFFGARVLILDEPTAALGVKQSGMVLRYITAAKEQGFGVIFITHNPHHAHMVGDHFVLLNRGRQKLDCTYGEISLETLTQEMAGGNELEALSHELRR
- the iolC gene encoding 5-dehydro-2-deoxygluconokinase yields the protein MTDTANKAFDVLAIGRSGVDVYPLQIGVGLEEVTSFGKFLGGSAANVAVAAARLGNRSALISGVGDDPFGRYVRNELAALGVDNRFVTTHGEFPTPVTFCEIFPPDNFPLYFYRKPSAPDLQIRPQDIDADAVRSARLYWSTVTGLSEEPSRSAHFVAWEIRGRAPLTVLDLDYRPMFWETPAAATEQVQRALQHVTVAVGNREECEIAVGEANPHKAADALLDLGVELAIVKQGPRGVLGKTKQSSVTVLPNQVDVVNGLGAGDAFGGSLIHGLLRNWPLEKTLRYANAAGAIVASRLECSTAMPTAAEVAALAEQTAVEAVNV
- a CDS encoding TIM barrel protein, translating into MTQTFELAVCAEMVFTDLDIVERARRISELGFAVEIWSFTDKDLDALAATGARFSSMTGYLHGDLYDADGAREVVRTAEAAIKAAAVLGVPRLVVHPGELVDGQAARPQYRATGDMWLSALRGLEALGELGADAGVTFCLENLNTIVDHPGVPLARAKDTLALVEAVDHPNVKMMLDLYHAQIGEGNLVELVRRAGSAIGEIQVADVPGRCEPGTGEIHYPAVAKALRDSGYTGPVGMEAYAAGDSVAALEAFRAAFS
- a CDS encoding IS30 family transposase — translated: MSSVVREFWCHVSWGCSPGEAAAAIGVSRTTGVNWFANAGGVNPQLRTPSASGPRPRLTLADRIQIEVGVNANESLNSIGKRLGRPASTIKYELDTNGVNHNDGRKSGYRRKEAFGARQSGKNARVRYDAMVAQSRSDERARRPQRGKLACNTALHDEVQARLLDEHSPEQIAKRLPLDFPDDAEMRVSPETIYRSIYLQGKGSLRRELHTCLRTGRALRQPQRRPDERRGRIRDMVNISERPAEAADRAIPGHWEGDLILGSTVSGSAIGTVVERTSRFVMLLHLPDGHTAEAVQDAIVAKMAQLPAILRRTLTWDQGKEMANHAAIAKAAELDIYFCDPHSPWQRGTNENTNGLLRQYFAKGADLSVFPADYLDYVAAKLNNRPRKTLGWKTPAETLDALLSNPFKPPAVA
- a CDS encoding nitroreductase family deazaflavin-dependent oxidoreductase; the protein is MPETTFPHGKWGRDDVSPLFKPVFSFAASPLGSMVIRAIVPLDRRVVHRTKGRLSLFGPLSMPELLLTTTGRKSGQPRTSVLSYVHEGDRLLVMGSNFGQQHHPSWSTNLVADPQASISMAGQDIPVNATLLTDGERDAALQRFLAYPMYRAYQTRTDRDLRVFALTRR
- a CDS encoding GntR family transcriptional regulator, which codes for MTPTLSVELDRSSPVPLYFQVAQVFEKAILDGQLKPGDRFENELALASRLNLSRPTTRRAIQELVDKGLLVRKRGVGTQVVQTPVHRPVELTSLYDDLARAGQEPATRVLEYAIAPASDEVAGWLNLPPGSEVATMRRLRMSNGQPLALMTNYLPAALAPDEEQLEQSGLYRSLRSRGVHIRLARQRIGARAASRDEARLLDEKPKAPLLVMERTAFDDSGRIVEYGSHVYRASRYYFDTTLVDR